In the genome of Chlamydia trachomatis A/HAR-13, one region contains:
- a CDS encoding IncV family inclusion membrane protein produces the protein MTPVTPVPPQSPQQVKGLLSRFLTAPDRHPKLRYVYDIALIAISILCIVSIILWTQGSGLALFAIAPALAIGALGVTLLVSDLAESQKSKEIADTVAAVSLPFILTGTAAGLMFSAIAVGGGAVILANPLFLMGSMTLGFALMSLHRVTYQYLSNREQWKQQKKLEQVELAAWESHLPKESKSSALEEVRYSPRLMKRGKTWRKRAIRRKNYTPIPLVDKTLQTMQPDALFSSTTTHSTDSEQILTSVSPQSSDTESSSSSSFHTPPNSDKELSDSNSSDSSSSSEYMDALETVAAGDVSGITPPSKPSSSPKTTRRVVKLSRSERNAQHHRNKDQEQRQDSSESSEEDSSSDSSQKKKPSRK, from the coding sequence ATGACTCCAGTAACACCAGTCCCTCCCCAATCTCCCCAACAGGTAAAAGGGCTTTTATCCAGGTTTCTGACGGCACCCGATCGTCACCCCAAACTACGCTATGTTTACGATATTGCTCTTATAGCTATTAGTATTCTCTGTATTGTGAGTATCATTCTCTGGACACAAGGGTCTGGACTCGCTTTATTTGCAATCGCTCCAGCCTTAGCTATTGGAGCCCTAGGAGTCACTCTGCTAGTCTCAGATCTTGCCGAATCCCAGAAAAGTAAAGAGATTGCTGATACCGTTGCGGCAGTCTCTCTTCCTTTTATCCTAACAGGGACAGCTGCTGGATTGATGTTTTCTGCTATTGCCGTAGGCGGAGGCGCTGTAATCTTAGCGAATCCTCTATTCCTAATGGGCTCTATGACTCTCGGCTTTGCTCTGATGTCTCTGCATAGAGTGACCTATCAATATCTCAGCAATCGCGAGCAATGGAAACAGCAGAAGAAGCTCGAACAAGTTGAGTTAGCTGCCTGGGAGAGCCATCTTCCTAAAGAAAGCAAATCCTCCGCTCTGGAAGAGGTTCGCTATTCCCCTCGTTTGATGAAAAGAGGGAAGACTTGGCGAAAACGGGCAATCAGAAGAAAAAACTATACACCTATTCCGTTGGTCGACAAAACATTGCAAACCATGCAACCGGATGCACTCTTCTCCTCTACAACCACACATTCTACAGATAGTGAGCAGATTCTAACTTCTGTCAGTCCTCAAAGCTCAGATACCGAATCCTCCTCTTCTTCTAGCTTCCACACTCCACCAAATAGCGATAAAGAACTGTCCGACTCGAATTCTTCTGACAGCAGCTCTTCTTCTGAATATATGGATGCTCTTGAAACCGTAGCTGCAGGAGATGTCTCAGGAATAACCCCTCCATCCAAACCCTCTTCTTCTCCGAAAACGACACGCCGCGTCGTAAAGCTCTCTCGCAGCGAGAGAAATGCTCAGCATCATCGTAATAAAGACCAAGAGCAAAGACAAGACAGCAGCGAATCTTCGGAAGAGGATTCCTCATCCGATTCATCTCAAAAGAAGAAACCCTCTCGTAAATAA
- the gatA gene encoding Asp-tRNA(Asn)/Glu-tRNA(Gln) amidotransferase subunit GatA: MYRKSALELRDAVVNRELSVTAITEYFYHRIESHDEQIGAFLSLCKERALLRASRIDDKLAKGDPIGLLAGIPIGVKDNIHITGVKTTCASKMLENFVAPFDSTVVRRIEMEDGILLGKLNMDEFAMGSTTRYSAFHPTNNPWDLERVPGGSSGGSAAAVSARFCPIALGSDTGGSIRQPAAFCGVVGFKPSYGAVSRYGLVAFGSSLDQIGPLTTVVEDVALAMDAFAGRDPKDSTTRDFFKGTFSQALSLEVPKLIGVPRGFLDGLQEDCKENFFEALAVMEREGSRIIDVDLSVLKHAVPVYYIVASAEAATNLARFDGVRYGHRCAQADNMHEMYARSRKEGFGKEVTRRILLGNYVLSAERQNIFYKKGMAVRARLIDAFQAAFERCDVIAMPVCATPAIRDQDVLDPVSLYLQDVYTVAVNLAYLPAISVPSGLSKEGLPLGVQFIGERGSDQQICQVGYSFQEHSQIKQLYPKAVNGLFDGGIE, from the coding sequence ATGTATCGTAAGAGTGCTTTAGAATTAAGAGATGCTGTAGTGAACAGAGAGCTTTCAGTTACAGCGATTACAGAATATTTTTATCATCGTATAGAAAGTCATGACGAACAGATTGGAGCTTTTCTTTCTCTTTGTAAAGAGCGGGCTTTGCTTAGAGCTTCACGTATAGATGACAAACTAGCAAAAGGAGATCCAATAGGGTTACTAGCAGGAATCCCTATCGGAGTTAAAGATAATATTCATATCACAGGAGTGAAAACAACCTGTGCTTCGAAAATGTTGGAAAACTTCGTGGCTCCCTTTGATTCCACGGTGGTGAGACGTATAGAGATGGAAGACGGGATTTTACTGGGTAAGTTGAACATGGATGAGTTTGCCATGGGATCCACAACTCGGTATTCCGCTTTTCATCCTACCAATAATCCTTGGGATTTAGAACGAGTTCCAGGGGGTTCTTCAGGTGGATCCGCGGCAGCAGTTTCGGCGAGGTTCTGTCCTATCGCGTTAGGATCGGATACCGGAGGATCGATTCGTCAACCAGCAGCATTTTGTGGAGTTGTTGGATTTAAACCTTCCTATGGAGCAGTTTCTCGCTACGGATTAGTCGCTTTTGGATCCTCTTTAGATCAGATTGGACCATTGACAACGGTGGTAGAGGATGTCGCTCTGGCAATGGATGCCTTTGCTGGTCGTGATCCCAAAGATTCCACTACGAGAGACTTTTTTAAAGGGACGTTTTCGCAAGCCTTGTCATTGGAAGTTCCTAAGTTAATCGGAGTTCCTAGAGGATTCCTAGACGGACTGCAAGAAGATTGTAAAGAAAACTTTTTCGAAGCTCTTGCTGTTATGGAACGTGAAGGCAGTCGCATTATTGATGTAGATCTCAGTGTTTTGAAACATGCGGTACCTGTTTACTATATTGTTGCTTCTGCAGAAGCTGCCACAAACTTAGCCCGTTTTGATGGTGTTCGGTATGGTCATCGTTGTGCGCAGGCTGATAACATGCATGAAATGTATGCGCGTTCTCGTAAAGAAGGCTTTGGAAAAGAAGTAACTCGTAGAATTCTTTTAGGGAATTATGTGCTTTCAGCAGAAAGACAAAACATCTTTTATAAGAAAGGAATGGCAGTTCGTGCTCGCTTAATAGACGCTTTTCAAGCTGCTTTTGAGCGCTGTGATGTGATCGCTATGCCTGTATGCGCAACGCCTGCCATCAGAGATCAGGATGTTTTGGATCCGGTTTCTCTATATCTACAGGATGTTTATACCGTAGCGGTAAACTTGGCCTATTTACCTGCCATTTCCGTTCCTTCCGGACTGTCTAAAGAGGGTCTCCCATTAGGTGTTCAATTTATTGGGGAAAGAGGTTCGGATCAGCAGATTTGTCAAGTAGGATACAGCTTCCAGGAACACTCGCAAATCAAACAATTATATCCTAAAGCAGTGAATGGACTTTTTGACGGAGGAATAGAATAA
- the gatC gene encoding Asp-tRNA(Asn)/Glu-tRNA(Gln) amidotransferase subunit GatC, protein MTESYVNKEEIISLAKNAALELEDAHVEEFVTSMNDVIALMQEVIAIDISDIILEATVHHFVGPEDLREDMVTSDFTQEEFLSNVPVSLGGLVKVPTVIK, encoded by the coding sequence ATGACAGAGTCATATGTAAACAAAGAAGAAATCATCTCTTTAGCAAAGAATGCTGCATTGGAGTTGGAAGATGCCCACGTGGAAGAGTTCGTAACATCTATGAATGACGTCATTGCTTTAATGCAGGAAGTAATCGCGATAGATATTTCGGATATCATTCTTGAAGCTACAGTGCATCATTTCGTTGGTCCAGAGGATCTTAGAGAAGACATGGTGACTTCGGATTTTACTCAAGAAGAATTTTTATCTAACGTTCCCGTGTCGTTGGGAGGATTAGTCAAAGTCCCTACAGTTATCAAATAG
- a CDS encoding lipid A biosynthesis lauroyl acyltransferase — MLFKRLRTGGKILVDHLVYGLGLGVLTILRLLPRSSLRLFSKGLGTALFYFISDVRKTALTNLALAFPEKSFAERYQIARQSVQQMIITFVELATVDKFAKHIDEMIAIATSEDAPEGFFPEEVSSQQELDHFFSRLDRQEGAILFCGHQANWELPFLYITKRYPGLAFAKPVKNRRLNQKIISLRESFQGKIVPPQNAINQALRALHRGEVVGIVGDQVLLSSEYSYPLFGSQAFTTTSPALLAYKTKKTVIAVAIYRKPNGNYLVVPSKAFHANTELSIRESTEQLMDRLMRFLEKGITCKPEQWLWLHKRWKRKLRHKFKRRYAFSHILIIVKGTSLQALQRFLIEFGEFYADASLSLAIIGAADTVLANSFAPYSLQFFSSEEELLAAPNFFPAIVDLFGLSGKTRLHYKRTGSRKIFTRNELKDSLLQKQSLIQSFHKLLRRVDTRSRKG; from the coding sequence ATGCTCTTTAAAAGATTACGTACGGGGGGAAAAATTCTCGTCGATCATCTCGTTTATGGTTTAGGTCTTGGAGTCCTGACCATCTTACGATTACTTCCTCGATCCTCCTTACGACTTTTTAGCAAAGGGCTCGGAACCGCTCTCTTCTATTTCATCTCTGATGTCCGAAAAACAGCTCTTACTAATTTAGCTTTAGCTTTCCCTGAAAAAAGTTTCGCCGAACGCTATCAAATTGCACGCCAATCCGTACAACAGATGATCATTACGTTTGTAGAGCTTGCAACTGTAGATAAATTCGCCAAACATATCGATGAAATGATTGCTATTGCTACTTCTGAAGATGCTCCTGAAGGTTTCTTTCCAGAAGAAGTTTCCTCACAACAAGAACTTGACCATTTCTTTTCACGTTTAGATCGACAAGAAGGAGCCATTTTATTCTGTGGTCACCAAGCTAACTGGGAGCTCCCTTTCCTTTACATTACTAAACGCTATCCGGGGCTGGCTTTTGCCAAACCTGTAAAGAATCGTCGGCTCAATCAAAAAATCATTTCACTGCGAGAATCTTTCCAAGGCAAAATTGTTCCTCCACAGAATGCAATTAACCAAGCGCTACGAGCTCTCCACAGAGGAGAGGTAGTCGGCATTGTTGGGGATCAAGTATTACTTTCTTCGGAATATTCTTATCCTCTTTTCGGCTCCCAAGCTTTTACTACCACCTCTCCTGCTTTGCTTGCCTACAAAACAAAAAAAACAGTTATTGCTGTTGCTATTTACCGAAAACCTAATGGGAACTATCTGGTCGTCCCTAGTAAAGCATTCCATGCAAATACAGAGCTATCCATACGGGAATCTACAGAACAGTTGATGGATCGGCTCATGCGATTTCTTGAAAAAGGGATTACATGCAAACCTGAACAGTGGTTGTGGCTTCATAAACGATGGAAAAGAAAGCTGCGACATAAATTCAAACGACGTTACGCCTTTAGTCACATTCTCATCATTGTAAAGGGAACTTCACTACAAGCGCTTCAAAGATTCTTAATAGAGTTTGGAGAGTTTTATGCAGACGCCTCTCTTTCCTTAGCAATTATAGGAGCTGCCGATACAGTTCTTGCAAATAGCTTTGCTCCCTACTCTTTGCAATTTTTCTCTTCAGAAGAAGAGCTGTTAGCTGCTCCAAACTTTTTCCCGGCCATTGTGGACTTATTCGGATTGTCTGGAAAGACTCGCCTGCATTACAAAAGAACCGGATCGAGGAAAATCTTTACGCGTAACGAACTAAAAGATTCTCTCCTACAGAAACAATCGTTAATACAAAGTTTTCATAAGTTACTACGAAGAGTGGATACCCGTTCTAGAAAAGGTTGA
- the rnhC gene encoding ribonuclease HIII has product MPSSFVSQLSPSLFSILREQLEKKGFTISIPPHTVFQGRSPTVSCTVYQSGKIVVQGKGTQEFVEFFLEPEILQTFSSQNVQQDLRSRIGVDESGKGDFFGPLCTAGVYASSPQAIEALYKTSICDSKLIPDAKILSLAQNIRSLCACKVITLFPEKYNALYANFQNLNSLLAWTHATIIDNLAPHPAGAVFAISDQFASSERVLLQAVRKKCSDIELIQRHRAEQDVVVAAASILAREAFLSSIHALESQYQIRLLKGASGKVKQRAKEILHNKGQVVLEKVCKTHFKTFNEVLGSGNQ; this is encoded by the coding sequence ATGCCCTCCTCTTTCGTTTCGCAACTGTCTCCTTCTTTATTTTCTATACTTCGAGAACAACTAGAAAAGAAAGGGTTCACCATCTCTATCCCCCCTCACACTGTATTTCAAGGAAGATCTCCGACCGTTAGCTGCACTGTATATCAATCTGGGAAAATTGTAGTACAGGGTAAAGGAACTCAAGAATTTGTAGAATTTTTCCTTGAGCCAGAGATTCTACAAACGTTCTCCTCACAGAACGTACAACAGGATTTACGTTCTCGCATTGGTGTGGATGAATCTGGAAAAGGAGATTTTTTTGGGCCTCTGTGCACTGCTGGAGTATATGCTTCTTCCCCACAAGCTATAGAAGCTCTTTATAAAACCAGCATTTGTGATTCTAAGCTCATTCCTGATGCTAAAATCCTTTCTTTAGCCCAAAACATTCGCTCGCTTTGTGCGTGTAAAGTCATTACCTTGTTCCCAGAAAAATATAACGCACTATATGCCAATTTCCAGAATTTAAACTCCCTCCTGGCTTGGACACACGCCACTATTATCGATAATTTGGCTCCTCATCCTGCAGGAGCAGTCTTTGCTATTTCAGACCAATTCGCCTCTTCAGAGAGAGTCCTTCTACAGGCTGTTCGCAAGAAGTGCTCGGATATTGAATTAATCCAACGTCATCGTGCAGAACAAGACGTGGTGGTAGCTGCAGCTTCTATCTTAGCTCGTGAAGCTTTTCTCTCTTCCATACACGCCCTAGAATCTCAATACCAAATCCGCCTTCTAAAAGGAGCTTCTGGGAAAGTCAAGCAACGAGCCAAAGAGATTCTTCATAACAAAGGACAGGTTGTATTAGAAAAAGTCTGTAAAACACATTTCAAAACATTCAATGAGGTGCTTGGTTCGGGCAATCAATAG
- a CDS encoding cytochrome ubiquinol oxidase subunit I encodes MSAEILARVQFALFIGFHYLFVPISLGLSMMIVLMEGLYLFTKKSIYKQLTWFWIKIFTLTFVVGVVTGLMQIFSFGANWSRFVEYTGNVFGMFLGSEGMFAFFLESGFLGVLLFGRYKVSKKMHFFSACMVALGAHMSAFWIVCANSWMQTPSGYEMVMRNGMLVPQMTSFWAAVLSPSALQRFTHVVLGAWLSGIFLVLSVSAHYLRKERHKDFANQGLKISMFCAFLVLALQLWSADVTARGVAKHQPAKLAAFEGVFKTQGHTPIYLLGIVDMKKERVIGIPIPSGLSLLVHRNAKTPVTGLDQFPKDEWPNVAFVFQTYHLMVMLWGVMVLLALIAFAVYKKKSWSCKKGILWILSFSVLCPELCNEIGWISTEVGRQPWVVYGLLKTKDATSPIVNAGQIWQSLILFSIIFICLLSVFVSLLLKKIGEGPDEQDLIEVDL; translated from the coding sequence ATGAGTGCTGAGATATTGGCGAGAGTACAGTTTGCGTTGTTTATCGGATTTCATTATCTGTTTGTCCCCATTAGTTTGGGATTAAGTATGATGATTGTTCTTATGGAGGGGCTCTACTTATTCACAAAAAAAAGTATTTATAAGCAGTTGACCTGGTTTTGGATTAAGATTTTCACCTTAACTTTTGTTGTTGGCGTTGTCACAGGATTGATGCAGATTTTTTCCTTCGGAGCAAATTGGTCTCGATTCGTAGAATATACTGGAAACGTATTTGGAATGTTCCTTGGTAGCGAGGGAATGTTTGCTTTCTTCTTAGAATCTGGATTTCTAGGAGTTTTGTTATTTGGTCGCTATAAAGTATCAAAAAAAATGCACTTTTTTTCAGCCTGTATGGTTGCGCTCGGCGCTCACATGAGTGCTTTTTGGATTGTTTGTGCGAACTCTTGGATGCAAACGCCTTCCGGTTATGAAATGGTCATGCGTAATGGTATGTTAGTTCCCCAAATGACTTCTTTTTGGGCAGCGGTGTTGTCTCCTTCTGCTTTGCAGCGTTTTACACATGTTGTTCTTGGCGCTTGGTTATCTGGGATATTTCTTGTTCTTTCTGTTAGTGCTCACTATCTACGTAAAGAGCGGCATAAAGATTTTGCGAATCAGGGGTTAAAAATCAGCATGTTTTGTGCTTTCCTTGTTTTGGCTTTGCAGCTTTGGTCAGCAGATGTCACTGCAAGAGGGGTCGCTAAACACCAACCTGCCAAGCTTGCTGCGTTTGAAGGTGTTTTTAAGACTCAAGGACACACCCCAATTTATTTACTCGGCATTGTAGATATGAAAAAAGAGCGAGTCATTGGGATCCCCATTCCTTCTGGTTTATCGCTTCTTGTTCACCGAAATGCAAAAACTCCTGTTACAGGACTGGATCAGTTCCCTAAAGACGAATGGCCAAATGTCGCTTTCGTTTTTCAAACGTATCACTTAATGGTCATGTTATGGGGAGTAATGGTACTTTTAGCTCTGATAGCCTTTGCTGTGTATAAGAAAAAATCTTGGAGCTGCAAGAAGGGGATCTTATGGATACTTTCCTTCTCTGTGCTATGTCCTGAGTTATGTAATGAAATCGGCTGGATTTCTACAGAGGTAGGGCGTCAACCTTGGGTTGTTTATGGCTTATTAAAAACTAAAGATGCGACCTCTCCTATCGTGAACGCAGGGCAAATTTGGCAGTCTTTGATCCTGTTTTCGATTATTTTTATTTGTTTATTAAGTGTCTTTGTCTCGCTTCTTTTGAAAAAGATAGGTGAGGGACCAGATGAGCAAGACCTTATAGAAGTAGATTTGTGA
- a CDS encoding DUF378 domain-containing protein: MLCKVCRGLSSLIVVLGAINTGILGVTGYKVNLLTHLLGEGTMWTQAAYVVTGIAGVMVCLNFLKCCFKKRHGDCCSSKGGYHHHHMDRE, from the coding sequence ATGCTTTGTAAAGTTTGTAGAGGATTATCTTCTCTTATTGTTGTTCTCGGAGCTATAAACACTGGAATTTTAGGAGTAACAGGGTATAAGGTAAACCTACTTACTCACCTGCTTGGTGAAGGAACCATGTGGACACAAGCAGCTTATGTAGTAACGGGAATCGCTGGGGTTATGGTCTGCCTAAACTTCTTGAAATGCTGCTTCAAAAAACGTCATGGAGACTGCTGCTCCTCTAAGGGAGGATACCACCACCATCATATGGATAGAGAATAA
- a CDS encoding DUF5422 family protein, translating into MPSTVAPIKGQDHFLNLVFPERVAAAYMSPLAQKYPKAALSIASLAGFLLGILKLITFPVLCAAGLFVFPIRGLISCLFHKSFQGCSGYVLATFLSLFSLALTIVGIVSCITWAPGFIFPMISVSIAFATVETCFQIYTHLFPALEHKPSSSLKIEIAAAKLPRSSSAPDLNYPSLPTQSASPSQRFSA; encoded by the coding sequence ATGCCCTCCACTGTTGCACCTATAAAAGGACAGGATCACTTTTTAAATTTAGTTTTTCCTGAAAGAGTTGCCGCTGCCTACATGAGCCCTCTAGCTCAAAAATACCCTAAAGCAGCATTATCCATAGCCTCTTTAGCAGGATTTCTTCTTGGTATACTCAAACTGATTACTTTCCCTGTGCTTTGTGCTGCAGGCTTATTTGTATTTCCTATCAGAGGTCTGATCTCCTGCCTATTCCATAAAAGCTTTCAGGGTTGCTCCGGATATGTTCTAGCAACCTTTCTGTCCCTTTTCTCCTTAGCGCTTACCATTGTAGGCATTGTAAGTTGTATCACTTGGGCTCCAGGATTTATTTTCCCTATGATCTCTGTCAGTATCGCTTTCGCTACTGTAGAGACATGCTTCCAAATCTACACCCACCTTTTCCCAGCTTTAGAACATAAACCAAGTTCTTCCCTTAAAATCGAAATAGCGGCTGCCAAGCTCCCCCGTTCCTCCTCTGCTCCCGATCTGAACTACCCCTCTTTGCCGACCCAGTCAGCCTCCCCTTCCCAACGCTTTTCCGCTTAA
- the cydB gene encoding cytochrome d ubiquinol oxidase subunit II, protein MEFSLATILPVVWYVILCIAVFAYSLGDGFDLGLSTIYFLSKDEKERRLLLNSIGPIWDGNEVWFVIMFAGLFAGFPTAYGTLLSIFYMPIWTMVMLYIFRGCSLEFRSKAESNRWKLFWDVLFSISGMSISFFLGTLAGNLLVGFPIAPDTSYSSLSWKLFFRPYPVLCGLFVVTAFALHGISFALMKTTEGLHERLKNKFSYVLSSYLVLYLSLLIATILGMPQTLGVCCRIEGAPGIPAYPLIILLSVVTLSCCYAEKRAVSIGKYGKAFVLSCINLLSPILAYNILLFPNLLVSTVDNRYTMTVFNAAAETRTLQHLVTIVLIGLPFVVAYAVYIYRVFRGKTDFPSIY, encoded by the coding sequence ATGGAGTTTTCTTTAGCAACGATTCTTCCTGTTGTTTGGTATGTTATTCTTTGCATCGCTGTATTTGCTTATTCTTTAGGAGACGGATTTGATTTAGGATTGAGCACGATCTATTTTCTTTCTAAAGATGAGAAAGAACGTAGGCTACTCTTAAACTCAATAGGCCCCATATGGGATGGCAATGAAGTATGGTTTGTCATCATGTTTGCTGGATTGTTTGCAGGGTTCCCGACCGCTTATGGAACCCTGCTTTCCATCTTTTACATGCCTATTTGGACTATGGTCATGCTATACATATTCCGAGGCTGTTCTCTAGAGTTTCGTAGTAAAGCAGAGTCTAACCGATGGAAGCTGTTCTGGGATGTTCTCTTTTCTATCTCAGGGATGTCTATTAGCTTTTTCCTGGGGACATTAGCTGGGAATTTATTAGTTGGATTTCCGATCGCTCCAGATACTTCGTATAGTTCTTTATCTTGGAAACTATTTTTCCGCCCTTATCCAGTATTATGTGGGTTATTTGTAGTTACTGCATTTGCTCTACATGGGATTAGTTTTGCTTTAATGAAAACTACAGAAGGGCTGCACGAACGTTTGAAAAATAAATTTTCTTATGTTCTGTCTAGTTACTTGGTTTTGTATCTTTCCTTGCTCATTGCGACTATTTTAGGGATGCCTCAGACCCTAGGAGTGTGCTGTCGTATTGAAGGCGCTCCTGGTATACCAGCGTATCCACTCATCATCTTATTATCGGTAGTAACGTTGTCTTGCTGTTATGCAGAAAAGAGAGCGGTCTCTATTGGTAAATACGGGAAAGCTTTTGTTCTCTCTTGTATCAACTTGTTGTCTCCAATACTTGCGTATAACATATTGCTCTTCCCTAATTTATTAGTATCTACGGTGGATAATCGTTATACTATGACTGTGTTTAACGCAGCCGCGGAAACGCGAACCTTACAACACCTAGTCACTATTGTTTTAATTGGGCTCCCGTTTGTCGTTGCTTACGCGGTATACATATACCGGGTGTTCAGAGGCAAAACAGATTTCCCTTCGATTTACTAA
- a CDS encoding helix-turn-helix domain-containing protein, with protein sequence MSEHVHKELLHLGEVFRSQREERALSLKDVEAATSIRLSALEAIEAGHLGKLISPVYAQGFMKKYAAFLDMDGDRLLKEHPYVLKIFQEFSDQNMDMLLDLESMGGRNSPEKAIRSWLNLGWAGVFVVGAACIWWLGNLFNLF encoded by the coding sequence ATGAGCGAACATGTCCACAAAGAGTTATTACATCTAGGGGAAGTTTTTCGTTCGCAAAGAGAAGAAAGAGCGCTTTCTCTAAAAGATGTAGAAGCTGCCACATCTATTCGTTTGTCTGCATTAGAGGCTATAGAAGCAGGACATCTCGGGAAATTAATTTCTCCTGTTTATGCCCAAGGTTTTATGAAAAAATACGCAGCTTTTTTGGATATGGATGGGGATAGATTGCTGAAAGAGCATCCTTATGTATTGAAAATTTTTCAGGAATTTTCTGATCAGAATATGGACATGCTGCTTGATTTAGAATCCATGGGAGGAAGAAATTCTCCTGAGAAAGCGATCCGTAGTTGGTTAAATCTAGGCTGGGCTGGAGTCTTCGTCGTAGGTGCAGCTTGTATTTGGTGGCTAGGGAATCTATTCAACCTTTTCTAG
- the gatB gene encoding Asp-tRNA(Asn)/Glu-tRNA(Gln) amidotransferase subunit GatB: MGIAHTEWESVIGLEVHVELNTESKLFSPARNHFGDEPNTNISPVCTGMPGSLPVLNKDAVRKAVLFGCAVEGDVALFSRFDRKSYFYPDSPRNFQITQYEHPIVRGGCIRAVVEGEEKTFELAQTHLEDDAGMLKHFGDFAGVDYNRAGVPLIEIVSKPCMFSAEDAVAYANALVSILGYIGISDCNMEEGSIRFDVNISVRPRGSRELRNKVEIKNMNSFTFMAQALEAEKRRQIEEYLSYPNEDPKKVVPAATYRWDPEKKKTVLMRLKERAEDYMYFVEPDLPVLQITETYIDEVRQTLPELPHSKYMRYITDFDIAEDLAMILVSDRHTAHFFETATMSCKNYRALSNWITVEFAGRCKARGKTLPFTGILPEWVAQLVNFIDRGVITGKIAKEIADRMVSSFGESPEDILRRHPSLLPMTDDHALRAIVKEVVAQNTASVADYKNGKAKALGFLVGQIMKRTEGKAPPKRVNELLLAAMRDM, from the coding sequence ATGGGCATAGCACATACTGAATGGGAGTCTGTGATCGGTCTGGAAGTTCACGTTGAATTGAATACCGAATCCAAATTATTTAGTCCCGCACGTAATCATTTTGGTGATGAACCCAACACGAACATTTCTCCTGTATGCACAGGGATGCCAGGATCTCTTCCGGTCTTGAATAAGGATGCTGTGCGTAAAGCTGTTTTGTTCGGCTGCGCTGTAGAGGGGGATGTCGCTTTATTTAGCCGTTTTGATAGAAAATCCTATTTTTATCCTGACAGCCCAAGAAACTTTCAGATCACCCAATACGAGCATCCTATCGTAAGAGGTGGATGTATTCGTGCTGTAGTAGAAGGAGAAGAGAAAACCTTTGAGCTAGCGCAGACACATCTAGAAGATGATGCGGGGATGTTAAAACATTTTGGGGATTTTGCTGGTGTAGACTATAACAGAGCAGGGGTTCCGTTAATTGAGATTGTTTCCAAGCCTTGTATGTTTAGTGCAGAGGATGCTGTTGCATACGCCAATGCTTTGGTATCCATCCTCGGCTACATAGGTATTTCCGATTGTAATATGGAAGAAGGTTCTATCCGTTTCGATGTGAATATTTCTGTTCGCCCTCGAGGAAGTAGGGAGCTTAGAAATAAGGTAGAGATCAAAAACATGAACTCATTTACCTTTATGGCACAAGCTTTGGAAGCTGAAAAACGTCGTCAGATTGAAGAGTATCTTAGCTATCCCAATGAGGATCCAAAAAAAGTTGTTCCTGCAGCGACTTATCGTTGGGATCCTGAAAAGAAAAAAACGGTTCTGATGCGTCTCAAGGAACGAGCCGAAGATTATATGTATTTTGTAGAGCCGGATCTTCCTGTTTTGCAGATCACCGAGACTTATATTGATGAGGTGCGTCAAACATTACCAGAGCTACCTCATAGTAAATATATGCGTTACATTACAGACTTTGATATCGCTGAAGATTTAGCAATGATTCTTGTTAGTGATCGACATACGGCTCATTTCTTTGAAACAGCAACTATGTCTTGTAAGAACTATCGTGCTCTTTCGAATTGGATCACAGTCGAATTTGCGGGCCGTTGTAAAGCTAGAGGGAAGACGCTGCCATTCACGGGGATTCTTCCTGAATGGGTAGCGCAATTGGTGAACTTCATAGATCGTGGAGTGATCACAGGGAAAATCGCTAAAGAAATTGCAGATAGAATGGTCTCTTCTTTTGGGGAAAGCCCAGAAGATATTTTGCGTAGACATCCTTCGTTGTTACCTATGACGGACGACCATGCGCTACGCGCTATCGTTAAAGAGGTGGTTGCTCAAAATACCGCGTCTGTAGCGGATTACAAGAACGGGAAAGCTAAAGCTTTGGGCTTTTTGGTTGGACAGATCATGAAGCGAACAGAAGGGAAAGCTCCTCCTAAGCGAGTAAACGAATTGCTATTAGCAGCTATGCGAGATATGTAA